The Streptomyces sp. NBC_00162 sequence CGGCACACCAACCCCCTCTTCGCCCGCCCGCCGCTTCCGCCACTGACGGTGACCGGCCCGAACGGGCCGCGTTCAGCCGGCGGTCCAGCCCGGGATCGTCGGAAGCACCTGCTCGGCGGTGCGGAACAGGGCCGTGTCATCGGGCAGTCGGCCGTCCTGGCACCAGATCACGACCTCGAAGGAACCGCCGCCGTCCTGCGCGTCCTTCGCGACCACCAGGCTGCGGGCGATGCCGCCGGGCGTCCCAGAACCGTTGTCTTCTGCGCGGTGAAGCCCAGCAAGTCGGCCGTCTCGGCGACCGGTAGACGGTCGTACGACGCCGAGAGCTGCACAGAATAGGTCTGGAGCTGGACCTTCGCCTGGGGGGCGATCTTGCCTGCGCCGCCGACCGGGCTGAACCAGGACACGCCGCCGTCGGCGCCCAGCGCGTGTTCCTCCGGTGTTCCGAGGAGCGCCGGAGGATCCGGGCGGTTCAGCGCCGTACACAGCTGCGCTCCCGAGACGTACCCCGCCGACAGGTCCTGGTCCTGGCTCGAGCAAGCGGCCAGCCGGTCGGCGCGGTCCTCGTCGCGTCGGGAATTCTCCCGGACCCGCATCTCGTCGTACTCGCAGGCACGACGAAGGGGACCGGCCTTGGGCCGGTCCCCTTCGTGAGCTGCTGGTCAGCTATCTGTGCGGGCTACGCCGGATGCTGCGTCCAGCGCGATTGCGCCCGGTTTCAGCTGCAGCCGCTGGTGGAGCCGCAGCCCTCGCAGATGTAGCAGGAGCCGGCGCGCTGCATCTTCGTACCGCAGGAGAAGCAGAGCGGGGCGTCGGCGGAGACGCCGAGCTGCATCTCGACCAGTTCGGCGTTGCTGTGCGCCGTCTTCGGAGCCGGGACCGGCACGGCGGGCGCGAGGGGCTTCGGGGCCGACGGCACCGCGGCCAGCGGGGCCGACTGCGCCAGGGACTCGGTGTCCAGCTCGTCCTCGAGGGGCTCGTAGGAGCCGGTCTCCAGGTGGCGCTGGCGCTCCTCGGCGGTGTGGATGCCGAGGGCCGAGCGGGTCTCGAAGGGCAGGAAGTCCAGCGCCAGGCGGCGGAAGATGTAGTCGACGATCGACTGCGCCATCCGCACGTCCGGGTCGTCCGTCATGCCGGCCGGCTCGAAGCGCATGTTCGTGAACTTCGAGACGTAGGTCTCCAGCGGCACGCCGTACTGCAGACCGACCGAGACGGCGATCGAGAAGGCGTCCATCATGCCCGCGAGGGTCGAGCCCTGCTTGGACATCTTCAGGAAGACCTCGCCCAGACCGTCGTCCGGGTAGGAGTTCGCGGTCATGTAGCCCTCGGCGCCACCGACCGTGAAGGAGGTGGTGATCCCCGGGCGGCCCTTGGGGAGGCGCTTGCGGACGGGACGGTACTCGATGACCTTCTCGACGGCGGCGCGGATGGTCTCCTCCGTCTTGGCGGTGACCTCCTGCTTCTCCTCCTCCTTCTTCTTGGCGGAGAGGGGCTGGCCGACCTTGCAGTTGTCGCGGTAGATCGCGAGCGCCTTGACGCCGAGCTTCCAGGCCTCGAAGTAGATCTCCTCGATCTCCTCGACGGTCGCCGTCTCCGGCATGTTGACCGTCTTCGAGATCGCGCCGGAGATCCAGGGCTGGATCGCGGCCATCATGCGGACGTGGCCCATCGCGGAGATGGAACGCTCGCCCATGGCGCAGTCGAACACCGAGTAGTGCTCGGCCTTCAGGCCCGGCGCGTCGACGACGACGCCGTGCTCGGCGATGTGAGCGACGATCGCCTCGATCTGCTCTTCCTGGTACCCCATGCGGCGCAGGGCCTGCGGGACGGTGCCGTTGACGATCTGCATCGAGCCGCCGCCGACGAGCTTCTTGAAC is a genomic window containing:
- a CDS encoding DUF6215 domain-containing protein; translation: MRVRENSRRDEDRADRLAACSSQDQDLSAGYVSGAQLCTALNRPDPPALLGTPEEHALGADGGVSWFSPVGGAGKIAPQAKVQLQTYSVQLSASYDRLPVAETADLLGFTAQKTTVLGRPAASPAAWWSRRTRRTAAVPSRS